From a single Thalassophryne amazonica chromosome 7, fThaAma1.1, whole genome shotgun sequence genomic region:
- the LOC117514296 gene encoding CUGBP Elav-like family member 3 isoform X4, with protein MNRPIQVKPADSEGRGEDRKLFVGMLGKQQSDEDVRRLFEPFGSIDECTVLRGPDGTSKGCAFVKFQGHAEAQAAINSLHGSRTMPGASSSLVVKFADTEKERGLRRMQQVASQLGIFSPMTLNFPAYNAYTQAVNAQLVQHQALVAQSAYLSPVATVAAVQMQQMAALNANGIIATPITPITPSSGTNTPPTIAATPVPALPPPIGVNGYSSLPAATNGQQATETLYTNGVHPYQAQSPAAALDPLQQAYAGMQHYTAAYPAAYGLVGQPFPQQPTLVAQQHQQPQQQQQREGPEGCNIFIYHLPQEFSDSEMLQMFLPFGNVISAKVFLDRATNQSKCFGFVSFDNPASAQAAIQAMNGFQIGMKRLKVQLKRPKDANRPY; from the exons ATGAATCGGCCAATCCAGGTGAAACCAGCTGACAGTGAGGGCAGAGGAG AGGATAGGAAATTGTTTGTGGGTATGCTGGGAAAACAACAGAGTGATGAGGATGTCAGACGGCTGTTTGAGCCTTTTGGCAGCATTGATGAGTGCACTGTGCTGAGAGGACCTGACGGTACCAGCAAAG GGTGTGCATTTGTAAAATTTCAGGGACATGCTGAAGCCCAGGCCGCCATCAACAGCTTGCACGGGAGTCGCACAATGCCT GGAGCATCATCCAGTCTGGTGGTGAAGTTTGCCGACACAGAGAAGGAGCGGGGCCTGAGGAGGATGCAGCAGGTGGCCTCCCAGCTCGGCATCTTTAGCCCTATGACGCTCAACTTCCCCGCCTACAATGCCTACACACAGGCCGTCAACGCACAG CTTGTCCAACATCAGGCCTTGGTTGCCCAGTCAGCTTACTTGTCTCCTGTGGCAACAGTTGCTGCTGTACAGATGCAGCAGATGGCAGCACTTAATGCCAACGGAATCATTGCCACACCCATTACACCCATCACGCCATCCTCCG GTACAAACACCCCGCCAACTATTGCAGCCACGCCTGTGCCAGCTTTGCCTCCACCAATAGGAGTGAATGGTTACAGTAGCTTGCCTGCTGCCACCAATGGACAACAAGCAACAGAAACACTATACACCAATGGTGTTCACCCATATCAAG CTCAGAGTCCAGCAGCAGCACTGGACCCTCTACAACAGGCCTATGCAGGCATGCAGCACTACACAG CAGCGTATCCTGCTGCCTACGGATTGGTGGGACAGCCATTCCCCCAGCAGCCCACCCTGGTTGCCCAGCAACACCAGCAGCCCCAGCAACAGCAGCAGAGAGAAG GTCCTGAGGGCTGCAACATCTTCATCTACCACCTGCCTCAAGAGTTCAGTGACTCTGAGATGCTGCAGATGTTCCTGCCCTTTGGCAATGTCATCTCGGCTAAAGTGTTTCTTGATCGTGCCACCAACCAGAGCAAATGTTTCG GATTTGTGAGTTTTGACAATCCTGCCAGTGCTCAAGCAGCCATTCAGGC